A genomic region of Ictidomys tridecemlineatus isolate mIctTri1 chromosome 10, mIctTri1.hap1, whole genome shotgun sequence contains the following coding sequences:
- the Tnfsf4 gene encoding tumor necrosis factor ligand superfamily member 4 translates to MEGVQPLDESVGNTLRSRCQRNKLLLVAFVAQGLGLFLCLTLICLYRSAPQVQYPSIQSIRIQFNALPFSGCEKKFFRIVPEKAETMKVENSSIIINCDGFYLISLKGYFSQEVNVSLYFRKGHNPISIQSTNKKVNFITVVSLAFKDKVYLDLSAHNTSCLPVNGGELILIHQNPGGFCAP, encoded by the exons ATGGAAGGGGTTCAACCCCTGGATGAGAGTGTAGGAAACACACTACGGTCAAGATGCCAGAGGAACAAGCTCTTGCTGGTGGCCTTCGtggcccaggggctggggctgttcCTGTGCCTCACCCTCATCTGCCTGTACCGCTCTGCTCCTCAG GTGCAGTATCCTTCAATTCAAAGTATTAGAATACAATTTAATG CCCTGCCCTTTTCAGGGTGTGAGAAGAAATTTTTCCGCATTGTACCAGAAAAGGCTGAGACCATGAAGGTGGAAAACAGCTCAATCATCATCAACTGTGATGGGTTTTATCTCATCTCCCTGAAGGGCTACTTCTCCCAGGAGGTCAACGTCAGCCTTTACTTTCGGAAGGGTCACAATCCAATCTCCATCCAGAGCACCAACAAGAAGGTCAACTTCATCACGGTGGTCTCTCTGGCTTTCAAAGACAAAGTGTACCTGGACCTGAGTGCTCACAATACCTCCTGCCTCCCAGTGAACGGTGGGGAATTGATTCTCATCCACCAAAATCCTGGTGGGTTCTGTGCCCCCTGA